DNA from Oxyura jamaicensis isolate SHBP4307 breed ruddy duck chromosome 4, BPBGC_Ojam_1.0, whole genome shotgun sequence:
ttttttcctgatctgCTGTCCTTAAAGACTTCTGATGCTTTGAAAAGAGATAGTATTGCAATGTCAATGTCTTTGGCTTATTTGGATGAGATAACCATCAAGATAAATTCTTGAAGTCAAGAAGATTCCAGTCtctaataaaatacagaaggcTACTAAATAGAAAGATCTATTAGAACTCTTGAGTACTATGTTGATCTAAATCTGTCTCAGACTCTACAAAATTACAAGTCTTTTTGAGATCTATGACACTCATGTCACCAAACTACAGTCAAAAGTTGACCAAAGAGATAAGATTTTGGAACAAGACAGGAGGCACTGAGGAACACTGTCAGAAGTTGCTATTACATAGGCTGAAAGATGATCAGATGGAAGGCAAAAAAGTTTTATCTTCTTCCTTCCAAACCCCTAATGTTAACTAtgtaaattgtttaaaataataatcatcaaGGTACTGCTCaatataaaagaggaaaaaataatgagaagcCCCTAGGAcagttgaaaggaaaaaaaaaaaaaagaacacacaaaacaaacaaaagtatttgacttttttttaaaaaaaaatgttaccctGTCTATGCTTAAACCACCTAACTGTGAAAAATTTGGAAATAATCCagcatcagaaaacaaatttgagTAACTCCCCCACTAACGCTATCATCTGATGCTTTTGTTGTCGACAATGTCATACTAACAAGAATCAAGgtcttgtctttttaaaaaaaagcattgattGATGACTTCCTCAGTGGTGCCTGACTCCAAGGGAAgccatttttccccactgcttCTAAAATTGTGTTTGTATTATTCCTATTATGAATAGCAGAAAGAGCTAATTTTTATTCCCGCAAAGGGAACACTTTCATACAGCCTTGTGAATAGTACTTACTCAAATATGGTGGTTTGTAAGGCGCTCTTGTATTAGACAGCAGTCCATCCAACTCCTTCCTCTCCAGAGTGTTGTGAAGGGCCTTCTCTTTGCCAAAGGTGGAGAAGGACCTTTCTGCCCCCGGCTGGGCTTCTGGTGTTTCAAACACTTCAGTGTCTGGAACGGAGTCCATGCCAGGTACGTGCAGATTGCTGCGGTAATCTGCAGCTTGGCGTCCATCAGATGGGACAAAGGAAGGCATCCAGCACCGATCTGAGTGGCCCAGTGCTTTACATTCCTCTGTGCAATTGGAGAAGAGATCCATGCCTGCAAgcatgagagaaaaagaaactagaTATATAAGCTTCAGCATCATGAACAACTGCTGACAGATAAGAAAGACTATGctgagaaaaaagagaaatatccTAAGAACTTCTTCCACTACCTCCAtgtcaacaaaaaaaatcagattgtCCAGTCTTCTGAAGTCAATAGCACCATTGAATACATGTAAATAAATGCTACAATGTCACACGCATGCATACACACACGGACAGAAGGTATGACAAGAAGAAGGGTACTGATGGTTCTAGCTCATAAAATAACTTGCTGATCCCACTGTTTAGAATCTGTTTAAGTAAGGATCAGTTCCATTAGCAGGTAGCATCTGTGTTTCCAGACATTATTCCCAgtcaaaaatacacatttaagaAGTGAAGGAATTGTTTTTTCATAAACTTAtctgtgaccaaaaaaaaaacaacaaaacgACATGATTGAGGAATCACAgatttcatttatgaaaatgaaatatttgtaagtCTGTTATAAAGAAACTATCTGTGTATGCCTGCACACAGACAGAACCTATTGATATGAAAAGCAGATCTTACAAAGTAGGAATCCAGCTTTTAAGTGATCAAGATGGCTTACTAAATCAATCATTACATCATTCTTTCAGACAGGGTGTTCGCTGCAACCGCAGCAGTCCTTACTATCTAGTCATCCAAGTAATGGGATGGAATCCTATAGTAAATAACTCTAATTAGCAGTACAAAGGTAGCTGTAGTCCAATGTGACATGGCTGTGGATACTATTGACAAAATTGTTAATGTTTCCCCTATATCAGCAAACACCTGTCCCTGCCAACACAAAACTGTTTGCTTACAAATGCTTTAATGCTATTAAGATTTCAATGACAAGCTATGCTTAAATTGATCATCTTAAGAACAGTAGTCCAAAAGAATATTTCCTGACAGTGATTCACTGAGTTGTTGGATTACACTTGTTTTGAGAGGAATGGTGTATGAAATCACAGGcatagaggaaaataaatactaagGCCTCCAAGTTGTTATTCGATGCCATAAAAAAAGCAGTACAGTAAAAAAATACCCTTTTCTTGTACTTATAAAGATTGCTGAGTGTCTTAGAATAGGTGTATGTCAAAACCGAACTAGATGTTACAAACACTGCATTTACAAGCATTCCgttagaatttgaaaaaaaaagacaacttgcaaaaaaaaatagaaaaaaaaatattgaaaagctgtAATAAGATTCACGCGTTGTAGCTCATTCACCAGCCAACGTTGTGAAAGACTTGATTAGCTCAATCTCCAATGTGAGCTTTAGTATTAAGAATGCTACCACTGTTTTGAACTATAATTTGATTTATATTAGtaatatttctgtgtaatttcaCACTACACAAAACAATCTCTTCAGCAAGCAAGACTCTTTCTGAGCTATCAACAAGTGCTTGAGATCTAAAGGCAGTCGTTTaggcagacagaaagaaaaggggaaaaaaataaagaaaaaaagctttttaccTCAGATTAATCTCCCTTCataatgactttttaattttaaattaattcatatACAATGCTAGGTCCAGCTTTGATTGGAACCTTGCATTGATAATTGGCATGCAcaagtctgaaaataaattactgatcAGTGAACTGTTGAAGAATGCAAACGTGAATTGCAGATACAATTAAGGAATCAGATGAAGATCATCACGCAACATGTACAAATCGTATGGTTCTAAATTCTGTAATGGTAGTGGCTAacaatgactgaaaataaagatacaGGCTTCCTGGAAAGAAATGAACACATAGCCATGTCTATAAAACCATGTGCATATGTGCACACGTGTACCTTATATACAGAAATGTTAGAATAAAAATCTCTCCTATGCAATAAAAGACATACTCTAGAATTCAAACTTCTTTGCAGTTCGGAacattttagttcttttttttcagatttcctaGCACAGTTACATGTAAACAAGAAATAACCTTGCTTCTCATAGGGAACTGATTACAGTTGCATTTTAGTAGCAGTGTACCAATGACCATATTCATTCAACGCTTTATCaaagagagcagaagaaagacagaaaaatgtatggataaaacttcattcttttcttaCTGGGGAGAAAGATAGTATAGTAATGTTGTATTGTATAGTAATGTTGTATTTAAGACATATTCAAAGATAGATTATTTTATCTACTAGTGGAATTGTATTTCCTCTGGAAAATTAACCTCCATTTTACTATTCTGTTTTCACATCAGCTCCTAGACAGCAAAATGTCTCTatccaaaaattaaatttttagtTCCTTTTTGAATACTGCTTCTCTATGACAGTGCGACGAATAGTATTATGTAACAGCTTATAAAGGAAATGTTACAGCCTCCTTAAATCAGGATTTTGAATAAACAAAGTAATGAATGTAGGAGATATCAACTGTAAACTTGTATGACAAATCCACCCCCCCCCAAGAAGCTGAGAACttctaaaggaaaatacaagtataaaaaaaaatcctaacttCAACATCCACTGCTAACAAGGAGCTAGAAAGTAAATGCTTGATTACCATGCAAACAGCTGTTCAGAGAAGTGTGGGTTGGGTATTGCTCCTACTTGAATCAGTCACAGAGTTCCCTAAGAGGTTAATGGGCTCAGAACCAagccttttgttttaatatttcaacagaaaatgaatttggatTATCAGTCTAGTTTTGGAATCCCTGGGCACCTATATCTACATTGACTATGATATGAGCTATTCTTCCTCCACCTTTTTCCTGTGGGTCATACTATAGAtatctctgtttttaattgaaaagcattaaaaatgtggTGGGTGGCAGGGCAGGAAAGGCTGTTTGCTAGATTTCAGGGAGTATATCACACTACATGACGTAAGAAATTCAGCACAGAACTCCTTTATTCACCAAGAAGCATATTATtgatttataacaaaaataaatgttcagcaGTATGACACTTCCATCTCATCTCCCTCATAAATCTGCTTACGTATATAGTCTGAAGTAAACTATCCATCATAATTGCAAATCCACATTAATGAAAAACGCTTTATATTTTCTACTTAGTTATCATATTAGACCTTGCATGTAGATAAACTGAGATTTTAAAGGTGGCTCTGAATTATGAATTTCAAATGTCCTTTGTAGATCCAAATAGGTGGTATAAAGCACCAAAGAGCCAAAAAATGATAAGCATTGAGCTATTGCAAATACAGCATACATATAAAAGCTCATAACAAAGGTCAAGGCTGGATAGGCCAGTGGGCAATATGAGCTTTTGCACAACCTAACTTTGCAGATTTTGAAGGATAAAGAGCCCTGccccttcctcaaaggaaacaaaaaactaaGAAAGGAGTTAAATAATAAGTTGCATATCTGCATCTGAATTTCCTGACCTCAGGTGCTTTGAATACTACTTGGTAGTATTGCCTTTCTAAAGCATAGTCCAAGTTTGCTTCCTTTCCAtatttcaaaaggagaaaatcaaaatgattttttgtgcATGAATTCTACTTGATTTGAAAGACAATTTTAAGATCAAAGGAAAAGTTAAGCctaaaaccattttaaaataatttatcactTCTTAATGTAATTAAGAGAGAAGAGCCATATACCAAGCCTTTTTTAGAGTAGTGACTGAacatattcatttatatattacTGAGTAAATgatgtaataaaaagaaaaaaaaatgcaaaatattttttgtagtatTGTTATCAAGAGTTTTTTCCCAATGTGtatcttcagtttgtttttcctcatgaaTTTGACTTTTCCTTAGAATTAAATGGCATTTGTTGCTTCTTCTGTAGTAACTTTCTAAGGATTGGATGGCAAATAGATGTGATGTAGGGAACCAGAACTCCTTTTTGGAACTCCCTTACCAGCTTGGCTACCCATTTGGTTAGATTATCCTTGAACAAGTTAGTCACTTCCCTATGattcatgttttctgtctgtaaatAAGGATAATGACTTTAACCTCCTTTGTGGAAGACTTTATCTACTGAAGAAATGGACTTCATGAAACAGAGTTATTATCATTCTTTCTTGCTAAGTAATTGGTGCGCTGCCTTGGATAAAACTGACTTCATCTCTatgagaacatgaaaaaaaaaaaaaaagacttaaacaTCTTCAATATTCAGCTCTTCCAAATCTCAGCTTCAAAGACCTATCTGGActattaaaatgtgaatgttacTAAGCATGCAGCccaaggaaagaagggaaaaaaggcaaaaaaaaaaaaaaacaaaaaacacaccaccataCCCTCAGTTCAAGTCAAAGCACTTTTATAAGCATTTTAGCACTTTTATAAGCATTTTAATGTTCATTCTTACTTTATCTGAGATAGACTGTTAGCCCAAGTGATCTTCAAAACATGATTTAGCTGTCAGTCTGCATAGGCTCAGAAggaacactgtttttttcccctctgtcccTTTATCACCAAAATTCTCCTTGTGACTTCTCAGATTCTTGTCCCTATGAACAATGAAATATCATAGCTATTCCACATCCCAGCAATAACGCCTCTTGGGGTTTACTAAATCTGAGTTGGTGTGAGGTAATGCTTCACCCTTTGCCTTCGTGTTAGACCAATATCAATTCCCTTCATAAATTTCAGTAGTGGAAATCTGATCTTAGCTCTCAGGCAGTCACTAATACATACTGTCCAGTGCAATACTGCACCAAGTAGAATGTAAAAAAGTTGATGCATTTTATATTATGTAATTTAAAGTGTGTGTATTTTGCTTCACGTCAGATACTCCTTCCTGAAGTACATCTGAGAGATCATGTCAATTCAgtgaaagacagcaaaacaaaggtAATATTGTAAAGAACTCTGCGTGTTCGGCGTGAGAAAACCGAGTAGCTAGTGACCAaccatacaaaataaattgatgGCGTGAGTCCAAATCTTACAGGACAGGTGTCTAATCACACAGTTTaaacatatgcacacacacagagtacTAATTGGCACCCAAGTCAGCAGTTTCACAAGGGAGGCCAAGAATTTAATCAACCATGGGAAATAAACTAACTTCATGCTTAGAAATGACTCCTACAGAACATGACTGAAATTCAGTGTGTTAGTAATAGGTAGAAGTGCAGCATTTGTTCTACAACACAGTAACAGCTTTTGTCTCAACAATTTTCagccagagaagaaaagcacGAGTAATTATAACACCCATTTGGGATTTGAGAAACCCCTCCCTCCATCAACCAAAAACTTTCTGCGTGACCTTAGGAAGGCCATTTTCCGAAAGACTCAGATCCttacccccccaccccccaatgAAATCATCACTCAGTCAGTAAAAATTAGGCTCTTGAACACTTTTGAGTATCCCACTACTTGCCATTCTCTGTTAAATTCAGGTGGCAGTCCTTTCCTAGTTCATTGATATTGAGGTAGATAAGAATGCAGATAACAATAATGCATTCAGGTGCTACcttaatgggaaaaatatgaaTCCCTCACATACTTTCCAGAAACCATCATTAAATCACTTCCAAGAAAATATACATCATTAAAAGGTGAACCAGAATCTTATTTCAAAACACAATTGGACATTTTATGACACACAGAACAGCTTAGTTCAgaatttttgcaaaataattgtGCAGGAGAACTCTATGACACTCTGCTAGATTTTCATCCTGCGTGATTACCATCCCAACTAATAACTCACCACAACTTTGACAGCCAGCTAGCCTAGCAATGGACTCCTACGGAATAGCTATGTGTGTGCCAAAGGATACTTCACTGGCGACAGTAACAGAAGTCAtgcacagaagaggaaaataaggtATTTTGCAAGCAAAACATGTTGCTGACTAAAACTGGTAGGGAGgaagtattatttttcaatgagaaTGTTTGactaaacattttcagatacaaatacaatgcttttgaaaacaaatacgAATATGCATGGTATCAGGTAAtatcttagggaaaaaaaaaaaagcattatcaacaactgtgttttcctttaataattTAGATAGAATTGATTATAAAGCACTAGAGtaactgaaaaactgagaagGCATTCCCTCAGATATTTCCTCTAGTCATTCAAGATCAAACAAGATTtatgctcatttttttcataaaattaatcacaaaaaaaagctaataGCAAGAGTAATGCCTTTATATCAAATTATCTTGTCACCACTTTGGTCAAAGGGAACTTTCTTTGCACTGTGACAGTACGATTGAGCCTAAAACTTAGAGGAAAACTGTATTATACATTAGTAGGAAATTATAGCAATTTCTTCAGagaattgtatttaaatatttattgggagccagcattttaaaaactgctcaTGCAAATTACCCTGAAAGCACAGCACCGATATATTAATTGGAAGTTCTGCGTGTTTGAGGTTTCAGCTCAAAACTGTTACTTGTGAGCTGACCAAACCTAACTGTCAGCACTCATTACCTCATCTGCAATCATCATTTACGTTACGGAAGTTCATAAATCAGATCAGACCACCGagtgatttgaaaatattttgaaactgtagtttttgcctttaattcagtaaaatagaaataagaaaaataaggaatttaCCCAGTTAAGAACTAACATCAAGTTTGACAACAGTCATAGTGTTCTTATCTGAAATAGACTACTTGTAAAACTGGGAGAAAGAATAGAGAGCAGAGGCACAACAATAACAGCACTGGAtgcatctaaaataaaatagctttcagTTTATGTGCAACTATATGATTATATTCCCACCATCAGTCAAACCCAGCCCCTTCTGCAgatgtttattcttttctctcctgtttggTTATTATGGTTCATTATGTTGAGGGACTAAACTGATTGAAATGTTCATTGAGATGACTGCTGCAGTAAAATGcgtaaaagaaaaaaaaaatgaatgcagggagggcaggaggagagggagctTTTTATAACTCAGTAGCACTGATTGCTGCATCAGAAACAGTGCAAAAGAATGGGTAGGGGGAGGCTAAATACATGGCTTTTTAAGACAACAATAAATCATACGCCATATATAGGCCAAAAATGAAAGAGGCTCTGTGTTCAGATGTAAACTTCTGGCAAGACCTGGTTTGTTGTCAGGTTCCCAGACACAAAATAGACACTCTGTTCACTTAGCATGAAGCCCTGCAAGAAGCAGGGAGCTCCGGAGACTCTTGGCTCTTCTTGAGTCTCATTAGGTCTGCATATTAATGACTTGCAGCAATATAAAGGGGCCCTGTagcagcctcctcttcccctggTTCCTGGGTTTTCCATCGTTAAGGGGACAGTGACTATAGCAGCAGAAACATAGAGGATATTAACAGCACGCGGGAGATGCTGCACTGCTATGACAGCGGAGTCCCTTGCcctgaaatcttttaaaatggagttcaggaaaaaataaaataaaaataaaataataataaaaaaaataaaaaaggaagagtagAGAAACTCATTCAGTATTTTGTATGACATACTTGTAGCAAATCCTAATACATGACAGGGCATAGATGAAACAAGGGGAAAGAAATCACTTCATTGATTCAAGGCATACTAGACCTTTGGAAACTGCGGTagggaggaaagcaaaagcatttctggCTAAAATGCAGTGTGGGGGCGAGAATGAATTCTAATGCACAGACTCTAAACAAATGTCcctttcaaaggaaaactgaCAGTATGAGAGCAAAGACAGCAAGCCACATGCCTAGGAATAACACTGCAATGTATATGTTTTCTAGGTGATTTGAATCATGGCTATATCGTAGcctttcaaagcatttatttgttttgctagGCCTGAAagaaatatacttaaaaatacCTTAGCCTTATTAACATGGAGGTCACTTACACTATATGGTCTGTTAATTTGAATTGAAAAACAGTCCTCTAAAAATGCTAAGGTATTACCCATTCAGAACACCCAATGTGTCTCCACTGATCCCCAGCAAAAATCCTCACAGTCTGGCTGTCTTTCAGTCACTGGGCTCATTCTTTGCCTTGGGAACTCCCCCTGCACTTCATGCTGCCGTGCCAGCTGAAGTGCCTACTAAACAAAGTTGCCTAAAGCTTTGAAATCCTGTAAATCTATTGTTGGGAAAAAAGTGCACTAGAAAACAGACCAATAACTTTGCTTTAATGTGAAGTTTTGCTGCAGCCATTAATGCAGAGTAATACGACAATGCGCCacaaccccctcccccccgggcCCAgaccaaaataataaaataagttttgccCCTTGAATGCATAGTGTTCAAAACTGTCTCCTTGTGTAGGTTACCATAGTGGCAAGCTGGCTTAAACCCAGCCTTCCATGCAATatgtttacattattttatgCTGGTTTTGCATTATATTCCTACAGGTAACTGCTCTTTCTAGTCTCCCTACTTAAAGATTGACTATTTCCACTGTCTTATCAGACTTACCAGAGGATTGACCTCGATTAGTGGCATCATGATCACTGTCTCCTTGCTCACTGTCTCCATGACCACTGTCCTTAGAGCTTACTATGTCTGCTTCCTGGAATGCAGAACTAGACACAGAAACATCCTTACATTAGAATAAACATGAAAGAGGAAGTCATAAAACATTCTTCTGCCATCACATGGCCAAACACGGTGCTGCATTCACCCACTCCTGCCTTGCTGCACTGCTTCTGCAGAGGCACCCTGTCCACCACAAACCAAACTTGCATTTTCAGACACTTCTAGTCTAGCTGAAACAGACAGCAGGCATTACCACTCTGCATGTTTTTTCATGTAATCGGTATAATTAATTTGGTATCATTTACATAAGCTGGATAGCTAAATTGTCACTCAGAGAGGCCAGTGTTATCTGGTACACCCTGCAGAAGGATTCATAAGTATTTAAAGCACGTTTTAGGCTAATATATGAAATGagattttgttctcttttcagaTGATTTTGAAAAGAGTTCAGAAAAGCTGTAATTCAGACTCATTTAGTtgacagaattttatttaatgtgtcTACATACATCCGTTTCCCCACTGCTTTGCTACTATTTTACATCTGCAGTAAACACATCTGTGCATCCCATTCACACTTCCTAAAGCATGCATTATGAAAACACAACTAAGCTCATACCTGTTTACCCGTCGGGGTCTGTCAACTAGATAACTGAGCTCAGCACGCTGATGTTTcgtctaggaaaaaaaaatattaagaaacatTTGATCTCTTGGTATTTCTGTACCAGCACCAGAAAATATACAGGAGCAGCTCACCATATTCACTATAAATGGCAATGTTTAGCTGCAAGTAGGCCTACACAATCTGCTTCTAGGACATAAGGAGAGAAACCCACCAGCCCTCGCCTCTTCTTGACACATATGGGAAAGCATGAGgaattttttcccccaagttcTTTGGGACAAGATTCTGACACTTTTTCTCACAGTGCATGCTGTCAAGCATCACAAGGACTCCCACAAAATCAGCACAACTATTTCTAGGCTTGTGTACTAGTTGCTCTGAGGAAAACTTATTGGAATCTAgtttttggtctgtttttaatTCCAGCATATAAAAATAGGTGGAGACAGTATAGTTATTGCACACtaggggagaaaataaatcaagataCCATCAGGTCCTCAAAAATGCAAGAGGAGGCAGAGTTTTACAcacatttcaaggaaaaatcAACTTTAAAAGCCAGCACTAgacattttacttcaaaatgtaTCCAGCCTTAGAAAACATCATTCAAACTACCTCTGCCAGACTAGACAGAGTTGAGGTTACAGTATTCAAGTTAAGAGAAAGTGTGTTTTCACTAAGACACAAGCAGAGGGGTACCAAGGGTGTGTATGAGTTAGCTGAGTAAATGATTACCGGGGAGCACTGTGATATGGCATATGCTTTGATAGAGATTCTCTACACACTAGGTGACATGATACAGAGAACAAGCTTAACAAGAAGGAACTTTAAATCTCTGCATGTAATTTGACAGAAGCTCCTTCTTGCTGTCTTTCTTTGCGAGCTCAGCTTTAGGTCATAAAGGGCTGTTCAGGCAGAGGGAAGACAAGTCAAGGAGTAAACTCTAGCTCACAAATCCCTTAAAGTTCCAGCTAACTGCAGAGATTGTAACGGTCCCAGAGGAGGGGGCTCCCTTGGGCAGAAGGGGTTCGTGAAAGGGTTTGGAAAGACAAAAAGTGCAGTCCCCATATTTCTCCCTGTGGTTATTCCCCATGTTATCAGAGAGGCACAGCCCCCTGCGAAGCACCAGCGAGCCCCCGGCCAGGAGAGGACCCCTGGACGTGAGGGTAGGGGGCGGTTAGATGAGGTGCaaaaaacaccccccccccccaaaaaaaaaaaaaaaaaaaaaaaaaaaaaagcgggggCAGAGGAGGGGCCCAGGGGGGAATTCCGGGGGACCAGGACGGGGACGGGCCCTCTCCCCCCTTACCTCGCTGGAGAGGATGCTGCCGTTGGAGATGATGTCGGGCTGCTGGTCGGCGTAGCCGGTGACGATGGCCCCGCAGGGGTTGTGCTCGGCGTCGGTGCTGcgggaggggctgcagggcttgaGGAACATCAGGTCGGTCTTGGCGGACTCGGGGGTGAGGCAGACCTGGTAGCAGTAGTTCTGGTTGTGGTGGTGGGAGCCGAAGCTGCCCGCCTCCTCGGCCGGCACCTGCGCCGGGTTGCTGGGCACGTTGGAGCTCTGCACCAGCATGATGTCGGACTTGCTGAGCTTCTTCTTGCGGGCCCGCGCCTGgcggctgcagcaggggcagcagcagcagcagcccaggcagcagtCGCTGGCCAGGCAGGTGTAGATGTTGAGCTTCTTCTCCTTCTGGCAGCGCACGGCCAGCACGATCATGGCCAACAGGAAGACGAAGGACACGGAGCCGAGCGCGATGATGAGGATGAGGGTGAGGTCGAGCGACGCGTCCCCCCCGGAGCGGCTGGGACGGTGCTCGCCGcctgccccgccgccccccgcgcccgccccggctccctgcccgccgccgccgccgccgccgggccgcTCGGCCGCGCCGTCCACCAGCACCACCTGGATGGCGGCGGTGGAGGACAGCGGCGGCTGCCCGTGGTCGCGCACCTCGACGAGAAGCTCGTAGGGGCGCTGCGGATCGCGCTTGGCCGGCACCCTGCGCGCCGTGCGGAGCTCGCCGCTGCGCCAGTCCATGCGGAAGAGGCTGGCCTCGTTGCCCCGCGCGATGCTGTAGGTGAGGCGCGCGTTGTCGCCGTCGTCGGCGTCCACGGCGGCCACCCGGCTCACCAGGTAGCCCGGCTCGGCGCCgcggggcagcagctccctcgcCGGGGTGCCGTTGCGGCCCGGCACGGGGCTGACGATGGCGGGCGCGTTGTCGTTCTGGTCCACTACCACGATGTTGACGGTGGCGTTGGCGGCCAGCGGGCGCGGCTCCTCGCCGGCGTCGCGGGCCTCCACCTGAAAGCTGAACTCCTTGAGCTGCTCGTAGTCGAAGGAGCGCAGCGCGTAG
Protein-coding regions in this window:
- the PCDH10 gene encoding protocadherin-10 isoform X5 → MVVLFLLALLWMVEGALCQLHYTVQEEQEHGTFVGNIAEDLGLDITKLSARRFQTAPNSRSPYLELNLETGVLYVNEKIDREQICKQSPSCLLHLEVFLENPLELFRVEIEVLDINDNPPSFPEPDLTVEISESATPGTRFPLESAFDPDVGTNSLRTYEITPNSYFSLDVQTQGDGNRFAELVLDQPLDREQQAVHRYVLTAVDGGQPQQRTGTALLTVRVLDSNDNVPAFEQPVYTVSLPENSPPGTLVLQLNASDPDEGQNGEVIYSFSSHISARARELFGIAPRTGRLEVSGELDYEESSVYQVYVQAKDLGPNAVPAHCKVLVRVLDANDNAPEISFSTVKEAVSEAAAPGTVVALFSVSDRDSEENGQVQCELLQGDAPFRLKSSFKNYYTIVTEGPLDREQPGGDAYTLTVVARDGGRPPLSTSKSIQVRVSDVNDNAPRFSQPVYQVFVSENNVPGAYIYAVSATDRDQGANARLAYSILESQIQGMSVFTYVSINAENGFLYALRSFDYEQLKEFSFQVEARDAGEEPRPLAANATVNIVVVDQNDNAPAIVSPVPGRNGTPARELLPRGAEPGYLVSRVAAVDADDGDNARLTYSIARGNEASLFRMDWRSGELRTARRVPAKRDPQRPYELLVEVRDHGQPPLSSTAAIQVVLVDGAAERPGGGGGGGQGAGAGAGGGGAGGEHRPSRSGGDASLDLTLILIIALGSVSFVFLLAMIVLAVRCQKEKKLNIYTCLASDCCLGCCCCCPCCSRQARARKKKLSKSDIMLVQSSNVPSNPAQVPAEEAGSFGSHHHNQNYCYQVCLTPESAKTDLMFLKPCSPSRSTDAEHNPCGAIVTGYADQQPDIISNGSILSSETKHQRAELSYLVDRPRRVNSSAFQEADIVSSKDSGHGDSEQGDSDHDATNRGQSSVSFSLMLAGMDLFSNCTEECKALGHSDRCWMPSFVPSDGRQAADYRSNLHVPGMDSVPDTEVFETPEAQPGAERSFSTFGKEKALHNTLERKELDGLLSNTRAPYKPPYLTRKRIC
- the PCDH10 gene encoding protocadherin-10 isoform X4, whose product is MVVLFLLALLWMVEGALCQLHYTVQEEQEHGTFVGNIAEDLGLDITKLSARRFQTAPNSRSPYLELNLETGVLYVNEKIDREQICKQSPSCLLHLEVFLENPLELFRVEIEVLDINDNPPSFPEPDLTVEISESATPGTRFPLESAFDPDVGTNSLRTYEITPNSYFSLDVQTQGDGNRFAELVLDQPLDREQQAVHRYVLTAVDGGQPQQRTGTALLTVRVLDSNDNVPAFEQPVYTVSLPENSPPGTLVLQLNASDPDEGQNGEVIYSFSSHISARARELFGIAPRTGRLEVSGELDYEESSVYQVYVQAKDLGPNAVPAHCKVLVRVLDANDNAPEISFSTVKEAVSEAAAPGTVVALFSVSDRDSEENGQVQCELLQGDAPFRLKSSFKNYYTIVTEGPLDREQPGGDAYTLTVVARDGGRPPLSTSKSIQVRVSDVNDNAPRFSQPVYQVFVSENNVPGAYIYAVSATDRDQGANARLAYSILESQIQGMSVFTYVSINAENGFLYALRSFDYEQLKEFSFQVEARDAGEEPRPLAANATVNIVVVDQNDNAPAIVSPVPGRNGTPARELLPRGAEPGYLVSRVAAVDADDGDNARLTYSIARGNEASLFRMDWRSGELRTARRVPAKRDPQRPYELLVEVRDHGQPPLSSTAAIQVVLVDGAAERPGGGGGGGQGAGAGAGGGGAGGEHRPSRSGGDASLDLTLILIIALGSVSFVFLLAMIVLAVRCQKEKKLNIYTCLASDCCLGCCCCCPCCSRQARARKKKLSKSDIMLVQSSNVPSNPAQVPAEEAGSFGSHHHNQNYCYQVCLTPESAKTDLMFLKPCSPSRSTDAEHNPCGAIVTGYADQQPDIISNGSILSSETKHQRAELSYLVDRPRRVNSSAFQEADIVSSKDSGHGDSEQGDSDHDATNRGQSSVSFSLMLAGMDLFSNCTEECKALGHSDRCWMPSFVPSDGRQAADYRSNLHVPGMDSVPDTEVFETPEAQPGAERSFSTFGKEKALHNTLERKELDGLLSNTRAPYKPPYLTFAISGSQSGL